From Labrus bergylta chromosome 22, fLabBer1.1, whole genome shotgun sequence, one genomic window encodes:
- the LOC110004082 gene encoding T-cell surface glycoprotein CD8 beta chain-like, producing MRNCILITASLLCSLIWISVSGLKSQTVEVQSGDEATLQCSNFSSAPTLTYWFRLNRSEPHCISHMFRSFEPATFCSGFKDGKFNMTSNISTVFLNINQVDLSDSGLYFCGYYVSRYPLIVDATFLEVQEVNYEMTKLVAVVLVGLVVVMVMIVICLSVKIKWLHKGNRI from the exons ATGAGGAACTGTATCTTGATAACAGCTTCACTTCTCTGCAGCCTCA tttggatCTCCGTCTCAGGTTTGAAGTCTCAGACTGTGGAGGTCCAGTCTGGTGATGAAGCCACACTGCAGTGCTCCAACTTTTCCAGTGCTCCCACTCTGACCTACTGGTTCAGACTGAACAGAAGTGAGCCTCACTGCATCTCCCATATGTTTAGGTCTTTTGAACCTGCTACATTCTGCAGTGGATTCAAAGATGGAAAATTCaacatgacatcaaacatttccacTGTCTTCCTCAACATCAACCAAGTGGATTTGTCCGACTCTGGACTTTATTTTTGTGGATATTATGTGAGCAGATATCCACTGATTGTTGATGCAACATTTTTAGAGGTTCAAG aagtgaATTATGAAATGACAAAGCTGGTGGCCGTGGTCCTGGTCGGTTtggtggttgtcatggtgatgatcgtcatttgtctgtctgttaaaATCAAATGGCTTCACAAAGGTAATCGTATTTAG
- the LOC110005886 gene encoding uncharacterized protein gives MMSLTLIAALLFSLLSVSVSEFHTVDAQPGEEVTLLCSNFTLFPLHITWFRLNSTSNTSRISSLSSADKKASFFGEFQNSSFDVTSNSTHLFLKMKQVDFSHSGLYFCGFSSEGNSVIVSATYFKVQEAFIGRDSYLNMILGALVVFLSAVIFTLVVLIRKPQTARKEDQDPQQSENVASEDVTYPALSFHSQAKSRRRPAAENELETHVLYSTTR, from the exons ATGATGAGCCTTACCTTGATTGCAGCTTTACTCTTCA GTCTGCTGTCTGTCTCAGTGTCTGAGTTTCACACCGTGGATGCTCAACCTGGTGAAGAAGTCACACTGCTGTGCTCCAATTTCACCCTTTTCCCCTTGCACATAACCTGGTTCAGACTGAACAGCACATCCAACACCAGCAGAATCTCCTCTCTGTCCAGCGCCGATAAGAAAGCTTCTTTCTTTGGTGAATTTCAAAACAGCAGCTTTGACGTGACATCCAACAGCACTCATCTGTTTCTCAAGATGAAACAGGTGGATTTTAGTCACTCTGGACTTTATTTCTGTGGATTTAGCTCAGAAGGAAATTCAGTTATTGTAAGTGCAACGTACTTCAAAGTTCAAG AAGCATTCATTGGTAGAGACAGCTATCTGAATATGATCCTGGGTGCTCtggttgttttcctctctgctgtcatcttTACTCTGGTTGTACTCATCAGAAAACCTCAAACAG CGCGTAAAGAGGACCAGGATCCACAGCAAAGTGAG AATGTGGCTTCTGAAGATGTGACTTACCCAGCGCTGAGTTTTCATTCACAAgcaaaaagcagaagaaggcCTGCAGCTGAAAACGAGCTGGAGACACATGTTCTTTATTCAACAACCAGATAG